GAGGAAGTGGACTCGATCCCAAGTACAGCGATTCCAGTTTATACCCTAAAGATAAGAGCATCATTAGCTGATGTAAGTCTTTCaccattataaaaatacttttgtgtagttatatttctaaaattgaACTAGTAAAAACATGACACGAATATACAAAAGTTTCGTTCGAAGTGTGCTGAGTATCTCAATTCTGacacttttctattttttaatgttCAAAAAGACTGTGTGATCGAGGTACCACAGTTGAGTCGAGGGTGCTCTAATATTGCAAATTGCACATACGCTGTCCAGTTGGATTTGGACCTAGCTCCCAAtcagttattcaaaaactatacATAAATTAGTTGGGGAATAATTGTAAAACTATTATAGTTACATTTATGAATTATTCCTTTATCTTCAgtaatatctaaatatattttggGTGTACTATTTTTCTTTTGGCCAACAAACACCATATTTTATACTATTCTTTTgaagagaaacatattttaatgcatCATAGGATATTGCAAAACTTTGTATCATCAAAAAAGACAAATCACATAATTTATGCCAGCTAATTTGATACTATATAACTCCTCCtcgtttatatttttatatttactgCATGTTCACCAGCTCATATAAgtcatatcaataaaaatagaCTACCCCTTCCATAGACCACGTTATGCCATGAAGCTGTTTCTTAGAGTGGTTAGAATGGTTTCTGCAGAAAATTAATTTGTGGACCccacttaaattttcaaaaacggtctCCAAAGTCGTTTTGCTATGTTTGTGGGTTCTATCGACATGCAGAGATCCGccattgatttatatatttttaggacaaaaaaaaaaaaaaaaaaatctttatgcCCTTTTAAATTTTCGTAGCTTTTCTGTTCCCACTTGCATCTGCGTTGATGCTTtacttcttatatatatagtttatggTTTACCATTTAACGTCACagttgatcaaaatattgtatAAAAAAACAAGTTATCGGTCTCACCAAAAACCACAAAACAGAAGATGATTATGATGCGGGAAATAGTCGTAGGATCCTTCATCATCGGAGCTTTCATCTTCGGAGCAATTCTTATTCTTATATACCTACTCCGGTGTTTGTTGTACGAAACCACAGGAGGtgattctattttattttattttttgctaaATGTGTTTATAACGAAGCGTTTGTACAGCATATTGACATAATTAAcgtcaaaaaaatattacactGTAAGTAACCCAAGTGTTTTCTTGCACACACGTAGTTGAAAGGAAACCTAGAGGGGAAAAGACATTAGACAAAGAGGAAAGCTTTGCAAGTCTGGATACAAGTTTATCTGGAAATGAACATCCGCTTAAAGATCCAGAGCGTGAGTCAATTACAGTAGTTTTACTTTCAAATGCGAGTATGCATCTTTGGCAAGAGTAACAAATATTTATGTTGTCAATTCAATCGAATCCTATGAGTGACAATGTAGCTTCATGGGACACTGTTGTTTTACATTCAAATGCGAATATGCGATATTAATTAGCATGCTATAAAAAGGCATCTTCCTTTATGTATTGGCAAGAGTAACAAAAATTAAGTGTTGCCATCTTGCAGTTGGTGAAatttcaggtgaaggatctaCTCTAGCGCCAAAGCCGCCTGCGGCTGAGCCGCCTGAGAAAAAGGCCGACGAGAAGCGGCCTTGCGGACCACCGAAGCCTGAATATAACGTTGTAGATGATTTTATCTTGGGAGACGACAGCGATTCGGACTAAATGATAATAATTCGTAAGAATAAATTAGCTTATTTTGCgccaattttttatttattattctttcttttttctcaattttttttagagcttttttttttgatcaaataatagAGTGCTTAATGGTGGGGCCTAccataaaagagaaaaaaggtGTGCTAAAAATGCTAGATTAAACATCAATGTTTGCACTGTTTCGCAGGTTCCATTGACACGTGACGGTGCGTGAttggtttgtttttaattttttttttttaatctgaaaaaaaaaaaaaaaaattaaacacctTATTGTTAGTGCTAGGTTTAATGGTGATCTTTGTTGAGTGAATTTGATATGCATGTACTTCTCACGGTTATGGGTGGGTGCGAATAAGATATccataaattcaaaaatatcagGATCTACGTTCACCCCGATAATCATGATATCTATGTATATTCTATCCGTAACAGTTATCTAGAAAAAATATATCGAGAATGCTTGGTGGAGCTTTTTCTGAGCAGATAACTTCCACAAAATCAAAGACTTTCCtcttaaaaaatatgttttccagaCAAGAGATTATCATGTTTGGTGAGAGAAATTAAAGGGGTCATGGGGAAAATCAAGTCTCAGAGCAGGGTGCATTAGCAAAGTTTGTCGTCAAAATTGATTACTATTCAGATAGCCAGAAACAACTCGTACGCAGAGGCCTTTGCAAGGTGTTTTGCTTATACATCTGATTCAGTCTAAAATAAGTCTAGAAAATGAACCTCCGTGTAACGTGATATAACTCCCATAAGTAACACAATGTtgcaaatactttttttgtttgaatataattcaaaaacaagttggttaagataatattttaattgttatttaagACAAGTTGggttttattcttttttaattttatttatttttaatcatcaaattttaccaatcatgatttacctttatttttaaaagttaaaacctaGAGAGATTGGTTGGATGTAACttaacttttttgttttgtaaaattttgtcTACATAATTTTTgctataaatgtatatatagttatattttttttaataaatagagattTTAAAAGCATTTT
The window above is part of the Brassica napus cultivar Da-Ae chromosome C3, Da-Ae, whole genome shotgun sequence genome. Proteins encoded here:
- the LOC125584158 gene encoding uncharacterized protein LOC125584158; amino-acid sequence: MIMMREIVVGSFIIGAFIFGAILILIYLLRCLLYETTGVERKPRGEKTLDKEESFASLDTSLSGNEHPLKDPELGEISGEGSTLAPKPPAAEPPEKKADEKRPCGPPKPEYNVVDDFILGDDSDSD